In Manis pentadactyla isolate mManPen7 chromosome 11, mManPen7.hap1, whole genome shotgun sequence, one DNA window encodes the following:
- the MOK gene encoding MAPK/MAK/MRK overlapping kinase isoform X8 produces MDLWSAGCVLYEISSLQPLFPGASELDQISKIHDVIGTPAEKTLTKFKQSRAMSFDFPFKKGSGIPLLTDNLSPQCLSLLHAMVAYDPDDRITAHQALQHPYFQEQRAAERQALGGRRKAFLPGRPVASELQNNCPVWNDGGTQPLKQEALTRRPGPAYLKELPKLKLSGVTKLSAYSSPAPQSVFGPGGNGQAPGPRPLQCAGTKQKADMQKDIKPNLKQCRLPTLERKGGGC; encoded by the exons ATGGACCTGTGGAGCGCTGGCTGTGTGCTCTACGAGATCAGCAG TCTGCAGCCTCTCTTCCCTGGAGCCAGTGAGCTGGACCAGATCTCAAAGATCCACGACGTCATTGGCACACCTGCTGAGAAGACCCTCACCAAGTTCAAACA GTCGAGAGCTATGagttttgattttccttttaaaaagggaTCAGGAATACCCCTACTGACAGACAACTTGTCCCCGCAATGCCTCTCCCTCCTGCACGCAATGGTGGCCTATGATCCCGATGACAGAATCACTGCCCACCAGGCCCTGCAGCATCCCTACTTCCAGGAGCAGAG GGCAGCTGAAAGGCAGGCTCTGGGCGGCCGCAGAAAAGCTTTCCTCCCAGGGCGCCCTGTGGCGTCCGAACTGCAGAACAACTGCCCGGTTTGGAACGACGGCGGAACGCAG CCCCTAAAGCAAGAGGCCCTGACCAGGAGACCAGGACCGGCCTACCTAAAGGAACTGCCCAAACTTAAGCTTTCGGGGGTGACTAAACTGTCCGCGTACTCCAGCCCGGCGCCGCAGTCCGTGTTCGGACCCGGAGGGAACGGGCAGGCCCCGGGGCCGAGACCCCTGCAGTGTGCTGGCACAAAGCAGAAG GCAGATATGCAGAAAGACATAAAGCCTAACCTGAAACAGTGTCGCCTGCCCACGCTGGAAAGGAAGGGCGGAGGATGCTGA
- the MOK gene encoding MAPK/MAK/MRK overlapping kinase isoform X5, with the protein MQNYRAIGKIGEGTFSEVMKVQSLRDGNYYACKQMKQHFERNGIFHRDVKPENILIKQDVLKLGDFGSCRSVYSKQPYTEYISTRWYRAPECLLTDGFYTYKMDLWSAGCVLYEISSLQPLFPGASELDQISKIHDVIGTPAEKTLTKFKQSRAMSFDFPFKKGSGIPLLTDNLSPQCLSLLHAMVAYDPDDRITAHQALQHPYFQEQRAAERQALGGRRKAFLPGRPVASELQNNCPVWNDGGTQPLKQEALTRRPGPAYLKELPKLKLSGVTKLSAYSSPAPQSVFGPGGNGQAPGPRPLQCAGTKQKADMQKDIKPNLKQCRLPTLERKGGGC; encoded by the exons ACTACAGAGCAATTGGCAAGATAGGAGAGGGAACATTTTCTGAAGTTATGAAGGTGCAGAGCCTGAGAGATGGAAACTACTATGCgtgtaaacaaatgaaacagcACTTTGAAAG AAATGGAATATTTCACAGAGATGTAAAAccagaaaatatattaataaag CAGGATGTCCTGAAGTTGGGGGACTTCGGGTCGTGCCGGAGTGTCTATTCCAAGCAGCCATACACAGAGTACATCTCCACCCGCTGGTACCGGGCCCCAGAGTGCCTCCTGACTGACGGGTTCTACACTTACAAGATGGACCTGTGGAGCGCTGGCTGTGTGCTCTACGAGATCAGCAG TCTGCAGCCTCTCTTCCCTGGAGCCAGTGAGCTGGACCAGATCTCAAAGATCCACGACGTCATTGGCACACCTGCTGAGAAGACCCTCACCAAGTTCAAACA GTCGAGAGCTATGagttttgattttccttttaaaaagggaTCAGGAATACCCCTACTGACAGACAACTTGTCCCCGCAATGCCTCTCCCTCCTGCACGCAATGGTGGCCTATGATCCCGATGACAGAATCACTGCCCACCAGGCCCTGCAGCATCCCTACTTCCAGGAGCAGAG GGCAGCTGAAAGGCAGGCTCTGGGCGGCCGCAGAAAAGCTTTCCTCCCAGGGCGCCCTGTGGCGTCCGAACTGCAGAACAACTGCCCGGTTTGGAACGACGGCGGAACGCAG CCCCTAAAGCAAGAGGCCCTGACCAGGAGACCAGGACCGGCCTACCTAAAGGAACTGCCCAAACTTAAGCTTTCGGGGGTGACTAAACTGTCCGCGTACTCCAGCCCGGCGCCGCAGTCCGTGTTCGGACCCGGAGGGAACGGGCAGGCCCCGGGGCCGAGACCCCTGCAGTGTGCTGGCACAAAGCAGAAG GCAGATATGCAGAAAGACATAAAGCCTAACCTGAAACAGTGTCGCCTGCCCACGCTGGAAAGGAAGGGCGGAGGATGCTGA
- the MOK gene encoding MAPK/MAK/MRK overlapping kinase isoform X2: protein MSEFGTLPQRSGSRGPPSLPFLLRAVSARGRRLLTRDADIEQVNSLREVQALRRLSPHPNILTLHEVVFDRKSGSLALICELMDMNIYELIQGRRQRLSGKKIMHYMYQLCKSLDHMHRNGIFHRDVKPENILIKQDVLKLGDFGSCRSVYSKQPYTEYISTRWYRAPECLLTDGFYTYKMDLWSAGCVLYEISSLQPLFPGASELDQISKIHDVIGTPAEKTLTKFKQSRAMSFDFPFKKGSGIPLLTDNLSPQCLSLLHAMVAYDPDDRITAHQALQHPYFQEQRAAERQALGGRRKAFLPGRPVASELQNNCPVWNDGGTQPLKQEALTRRPGPAYLKELPKLKLSGVTKLSAYSSPAPQSVFGPGGNGQAPGPRPLQCAGTKQKADMQKDIKPNLKQCRLPTLERKGGGC from the exons TATTGAGCAAGTGAACAGCCTACGGGAGGTACAAGCACTGAGGCGCCTGAGTCCACACCCAAACATCCTCACATTGCATGAAGTGGTTTT TGACAGAAAATCTGGTTCTCTTGCACTAATATGTGAACTTATGGACATGAATATTTATGAGCTAATACAAG GGAGAAGACAGCGATTATCGGGGAAAAAAATCATGCACTATATGTACCAGTTATGTAAATCCCTTGACCATATGCACAG AAATGGAATATTTCACAGAGATGTAAAAccagaaaatatattaataaag CAGGATGTCCTGAAGTTGGGGGACTTCGGGTCGTGCCGGAGTGTCTATTCCAAGCAGCCATACACAGAGTACATCTCCACCCGCTGGTACCGGGCCCCAGAGTGCCTCCTGACTGACGGGTTCTACACTTACAAGATGGACCTGTGGAGCGCTGGCTGTGTGCTCTACGAGATCAGCAG TCTGCAGCCTCTCTTCCCTGGAGCCAGTGAGCTGGACCAGATCTCAAAGATCCACGACGTCATTGGCACACCTGCTGAGAAGACCCTCACCAAGTTCAAACA GTCGAGAGCTATGagttttgattttccttttaaaaagggaTCAGGAATACCCCTACTGACAGACAACTTGTCCCCGCAATGCCTCTCCCTCCTGCACGCAATGGTGGCCTATGATCCCGATGACAGAATCACTGCCCACCAGGCCCTGCAGCATCCCTACTTCCAGGAGCAGAG GGCAGCTGAAAGGCAGGCTCTGGGCGGCCGCAGAAAAGCTTTCCTCCCAGGGCGCCCTGTGGCGTCCGAACTGCAGAACAACTGCCCGGTTTGGAACGACGGCGGAACGCAG CCCCTAAAGCAAGAGGCCCTGACCAGGAGACCAGGACCGGCCTACCTAAAGGAACTGCCCAAACTTAAGCTTTCGGGGGTGACTAAACTGTCCGCGTACTCCAGCCCGGCGCCGCAGTCCGTGTTCGGACCCGGAGGGAACGGGCAGGCCCCGGGGCCGAGACCCCTGCAGTGTGCTGGCACAAAGCAGAAG GCAGATATGCAGAAAGACATAAAGCCTAACCTGAAACAGTGTCGCCTGCCCACGCTGGAAAGGAAGGGCGGAGGATGCTGA
- the MOK gene encoding MAPK/MAK/MRK overlapping kinase isoform X3: protein MQNYRAIGKIGEGTFSEVMKVQSLRDGNYYACKQMKQHFESIEQVNSLREVQALRRLSPHPNILTLHEVVFDRKSGSLALICELMDMNIYELIQGRRQRLSGKKIMHYMYQLCKSLDHMHRNGIFHRDVKPENILIKQDVLKLGDFGSCRSVYSKQPYTEYISTRWYRAPECLLTDGFYTYKMDLWSAGCVLYEISSLQPLFPGASELDQISKIHDVIGTPAEKTLTKFKQSRAMSFDFPFKKGSGIPLLTDNLSPQCLSLLHAMVAYDPDDRITAHQALQHPYFQEQRAAERQALGGRRKAFLPGRPVASELQNNCPVWNDGGTQPHKQAAGRSGRPRGVVTSVSPQPLPSSGPSRVSPVGRRSGCPEGRGRVEF, encoded by the exons ACTACAGAGCAATTGGCAAGATAGGAGAGGGAACATTTTCTGAAGTTATGAAGGTGCAGAGCCTGAGAGATGGAAACTACTATGCgtgtaaacaaatgaaacagcACTTTGAAAG TATTGAGCAAGTGAACAGCCTACGGGAGGTACAAGCACTGAGGCGCCTGAGTCCACACCCAAACATCCTCACATTGCATGAAGTGGTTTT TGACAGAAAATCTGGTTCTCTTGCACTAATATGTGAACTTATGGACATGAATATTTATGAGCTAATACAAG GGAGAAGACAGCGATTATCGGGGAAAAAAATCATGCACTATATGTACCAGTTATGTAAATCCCTTGACCATATGCACAG AAATGGAATATTTCACAGAGATGTAAAAccagaaaatatattaataaag CAGGATGTCCTGAAGTTGGGGGACTTCGGGTCGTGCCGGAGTGTCTATTCCAAGCAGCCATACACAGAGTACATCTCCACCCGCTGGTACCGGGCCCCAGAGTGCCTCCTGACTGACGGGTTCTACACTTACAAGATGGACCTGTGGAGCGCTGGCTGTGTGCTCTACGAGATCAGCAG TCTGCAGCCTCTCTTCCCTGGAGCCAGTGAGCTGGACCAGATCTCAAAGATCCACGACGTCATTGGCACACCTGCTGAGAAGACCCTCACCAAGTTCAAACA GTCGAGAGCTATGagttttgattttccttttaaaaagggaTCAGGAATACCCCTACTGACAGACAACTTGTCCCCGCAATGCCTCTCCCTCCTGCACGCAATGGTGGCCTATGATCCCGATGACAGAATCACTGCCCACCAGGCCCTGCAGCATCCCTACTTCCAGGAGCAGAG GGCAGCTGAAAGGCAGGCTCTGGGCGGCCGCAGAAAAGCTTTCCTCCCAGGGCGCCCTGTGGCGTCCGAACTGCAGAACAACTGCCCGGTTTGGAACGACGGCGGAACGCAG CCACACAAGCAGGCGGCGGGCCGATCCGGCCGACCTCGGGGAGTTGTCACGTCGGTGTCGCCACAGCCTCTGCCTTCGTCCGGGCCAAGTCGGGTGTCACCTGTCGGCCGGCGCAGTGGCTGCCCGGAGGGACGGGGGCGTGTAGAGTTCTAG
- the MOK gene encoding MAPK/MAK/MRK overlapping kinase isoform X4, with translation MQNYRAIGKIGEGTFSEVMKVQSLRDGNYYACKQMKQHFESIEQVNSLREVQALRRLSPHPNILTLHEVVFDRKSGSLALICELMDMNIYELIQGRRQRLSGKKIMHYMYQLCKSLDHMHRNGIFHRDVKPENILIKQDVLKLGDFGSCRSVYSKQPYTEYISTRWYRAPECLLTDGFYTYKMDLWSAGCVLYEISSLQPLFPGASELDQISKIHDVIGTPAEKTLTKFKQSRAMSFDFPFKKGSGIPLLTDNLSPQCLSLLHAMVAYDPDDRITAHQALQHPYFQEQRAAERQALGGRRKAFLPGRPVASELQNNCPVWNDGGTQADMQKDIKPNLKQCRLPTLERKGGGC, from the exons ACTACAGAGCAATTGGCAAGATAGGAGAGGGAACATTTTCTGAAGTTATGAAGGTGCAGAGCCTGAGAGATGGAAACTACTATGCgtgtaaacaaatgaaacagcACTTTGAAAG TATTGAGCAAGTGAACAGCCTACGGGAGGTACAAGCACTGAGGCGCCTGAGTCCACACCCAAACATCCTCACATTGCATGAAGTGGTTTT TGACAGAAAATCTGGTTCTCTTGCACTAATATGTGAACTTATGGACATGAATATTTATGAGCTAATACAAG GGAGAAGACAGCGATTATCGGGGAAAAAAATCATGCACTATATGTACCAGTTATGTAAATCCCTTGACCATATGCACAG AAATGGAATATTTCACAGAGATGTAAAAccagaaaatatattaataaag CAGGATGTCCTGAAGTTGGGGGACTTCGGGTCGTGCCGGAGTGTCTATTCCAAGCAGCCATACACAGAGTACATCTCCACCCGCTGGTACCGGGCCCCAGAGTGCCTCCTGACTGACGGGTTCTACACTTACAAGATGGACCTGTGGAGCGCTGGCTGTGTGCTCTACGAGATCAGCAG TCTGCAGCCTCTCTTCCCTGGAGCCAGTGAGCTGGACCAGATCTCAAAGATCCACGACGTCATTGGCACACCTGCTGAGAAGACCCTCACCAAGTTCAAACA GTCGAGAGCTATGagttttgattttccttttaaaaagggaTCAGGAATACCCCTACTGACAGACAACTTGTCCCCGCAATGCCTCTCCCTCCTGCACGCAATGGTGGCCTATGATCCCGATGACAGAATCACTGCCCACCAGGCCCTGCAGCATCCCTACTTCCAGGAGCAGAG GGCAGCTGAAAGGCAGGCTCTGGGCGGCCGCAGAAAAGCTTTCCTCCCAGGGCGCCCTGTGGCGTCCGAACTGCAGAACAACTGCCCGGTTTGGAACGACGGCGGAACGCAG GCAGATATGCAGAAAGACATAAAGCCTAACCTGAAACAGTGTCGCCTGCCCACGCTGGAAAGGAAGGGCGGAGGATGCTGA
- the MOK gene encoding MAPK/MAK/MRK overlapping kinase isoform X1, producing MQNYRAIGKIGEGTFSEVMKVQSLRDGNYYACKQMKQHFESIEQVNSLREVQALRRLSPHPNILTLHEVVFDRKSGSLALICELMDMNIYELIQGRRQRLSGKKIMHYMYQLCKSLDHMHRNGIFHRDVKPENILIKQDVLKLGDFGSCRSVYSKQPYTEYISTRWYRAPECLLTDGFYTYKMDLWSAGCVLYEISSLQPLFPGASELDQISKIHDVIGTPAEKTLTKFKQSRAMSFDFPFKKGSGIPLLTDNLSPQCLSLLHAMVAYDPDDRITAHQALQHPYFQEQRAAERQALGGRRKAFLPGRPVASELQNNCPVWNDGGTQPLKQEALTRRPGPAYLKELPKLKLSGVTKLSAYSSPAPQSVFGPGGNGQAPGPRPLQCAGTKQKADMQKDIKPNLKQCRLPTLERKGGGC from the exons ACTACAGAGCAATTGGCAAGATAGGAGAGGGAACATTTTCTGAAGTTATGAAGGTGCAGAGCCTGAGAGATGGAAACTACTATGCgtgtaaacaaatgaaacagcACTTTGAAAG TATTGAGCAAGTGAACAGCCTACGGGAGGTACAAGCACTGAGGCGCCTGAGTCCACACCCAAACATCCTCACATTGCATGAAGTGGTTTT TGACAGAAAATCTGGTTCTCTTGCACTAATATGTGAACTTATGGACATGAATATTTATGAGCTAATACAAG GGAGAAGACAGCGATTATCGGGGAAAAAAATCATGCACTATATGTACCAGTTATGTAAATCCCTTGACCATATGCACAG AAATGGAATATTTCACAGAGATGTAAAAccagaaaatatattaataaag CAGGATGTCCTGAAGTTGGGGGACTTCGGGTCGTGCCGGAGTGTCTATTCCAAGCAGCCATACACAGAGTACATCTCCACCCGCTGGTACCGGGCCCCAGAGTGCCTCCTGACTGACGGGTTCTACACTTACAAGATGGACCTGTGGAGCGCTGGCTGTGTGCTCTACGAGATCAGCAG TCTGCAGCCTCTCTTCCCTGGAGCCAGTGAGCTGGACCAGATCTCAAAGATCCACGACGTCATTGGCACACCTGCTGAGAAGACCCTCACCAAGTTCAAACA GTCGAGAGCTATGagttttgattttccttttaaaaagggaTCAGGAATACCCCTACTGACAGACAACTTGTCCCCGCAATGCCTCTCCCTCCTGCACGCAATGGTGGCCTATGATCCCGATGACAGAATCACTGCCCACCAGGCCCTGCAGCATCCCTACTTCCAGGAGCAGAG GGCAGCTGAAAGGCAGGCTCTGGGCGGCCGCAGAAAAGCTTTCCTCCCAGGGCGCCCTGTGGCGTCCGAACTGCAGAACAACTGCCCGGTTTGGAACGACGGCGGAACGCAG CCCCTAAAGCAAGAGGCCCTGACCAGGAGACCAGGACCGGCCTACCTAAAGGAACTGCCCAAACTTAAGCTTTCGGGGGTGACTAAACTGTCCGCGTACTCCAGCCCGGCGCCGCAGTCCGTGTTCGGACCCGGAGGGAACGGGCAGGCCCCGGGGCCGAGACCCCTGCAGTGTGCTGGCACAAAGCAGAAG GCAGATATGCAGAAAGACATAAAGCCTAACCTGAAACAGTGTCGCCTGCCCACGCTGGAAAGGAAGGGCGGAGGATGCTGA
- the MOK gene encoding MAPK/MAK/MRK overlapping kinase isoform X7, which produces MHYMYQLCKSLDHMHRNGIFHRDVKPENILIKQDVLKLGDFGSCRSVYSKQPYTEYISTRWYRAPECLLTDGFYTYKMDLWSAGCVLYEISSLQPLFPGASELDQISKIHDVIGTPAEKTLTKFKQSRAMSFDFPFKKGSGIPLLTDNLSPQCLSLLHAMVAYDPDDRITAHQALQHPYFQEQRAAERQALGGRRKAFLPGRPVASELQNNCPVWNDGGTQPLKQEALTRRPGPAYLKELPKLKLSGVTKLSAYSSPAPQSVFGPGGNGQAPGPRPLQCAGTKQKADMQKDIKPNLKQCRLPTLERKGGGC; this is translated from the exons ATGCACTATATGTACCAGTTATGTAAATCCCTTGACCATATGCACAG AAATGGAATATTTCACAGAGATGTAAAAccagaaaatatattaataaag CAGGATGTCCTGAAGTTGGGGGACTTCGGGTCGTGCCGGAGTGTCTATTCCAAGCAGCCATACACAGAGTACATCTCCACCCGCTGGTACCGGGCCCCAGAGTGCCTCCTGACTGACGGGTTCTACACTTACAAGATGGACCTGTGGAGCGCTGGCTGTGTGCTCTACGAGATCAGCAG TCTGCAGCCTCTCTTCCCTGGAGCCAGTGAGCTGGACCAGATCTCAAAGATCCACGACGTCATTGGCACACCTGCTGAGAAGACCCTCACCAAGTTCAAACA GTCGAGAGCTATGagttttgattttccttttaaaaagggaTCAGGAATACCCCTACTGACAGACAACTTGTCCCCGCAATGCCTCTCCCTCCTGCACGCAATGGTGGCCTATGATCCCGATGACAGAATCACTGCCCACCAGGCCCTGCAGCATCCCTACTTCCAGGAGCAGAG GGCAGCTGAAAGGCAGGCTCTGGGCGGCCGCAGAAAAGCTTTCCTCCCAGGGCGCCCTGTGGCGTCCGAACTGCAGAACAACTGCCCGGTTTGGAACGACGGCGGAACGCAG CCCCTAAAGCAAGAGGCCCTGACCAGGAGACCAGGACCGGCCTACCTAAAGGAACTGCCCAAACTTAAGCTTTCGGGGGTGACTAAACTGTCCGCGTACTCCAGCCCGGCGCCGCAGTCCGTGTTCGGACCCGGAGGGAACGGGCAGGCCCCGGGGCCGAGACCCCTGCAGTGTGCTGGCACAAAGCAGAAG GCAGATATGCAGAAAGACATAAAGCCTAACCTGAAACAGTGTCGCCTGCCCACGCTGGAAAGGAAGGGCGGAGGATGCTGA